In the genome of Conger conger chromosome 8, fConCon1.1, whole genome shotgun sequence, one region contains:
- the LOC133135902 gene encoding methylcytosine dioxygenase TET2-like: METEKAGQETEEGLTPAPPNAVHQSENLIGKLQNGSQSPVAFPQQTNGDVDCNPFKPNEGVNPVKSHGEKCPSPAGMQDLHPRNGGMKHALSEPSLLGFYQSKKLRLDPEINGQDDSVTPSRETAKSDSTASKLDSFPDLAKPSALEGDGLQTQKLDNNKCNFSDEDLYSLPRNKKLAFTNGAIVNSPSMEDMHSDLLEKTLSQYYPDHISVASQNTCKDDSSKNPVSNDMPEENTDSPILSSGLPVSSPNSLSGQQEKTRSEEYSGDGHATLGTDEEQPQGQRFPLKDALMPQDPCSRVDEGSQPVSPADSGNGQNSPGGSSKALIMNPHSDEAVAEKSRTRSPLQTQESERVSHFTNDNTEAVVEDKDPDLSNSSKVLNPNLNSQLSPEKVQVDVEQQTQVVDTPENYSQEGTPGPGSSNPVELSEGPPNQQPENHLTEYHAKGKNETDDQVTFEGEAEEMLQQTDPYPEVNWTDPNSSQPSREMGLTQAEPEQQADVQSQSQMQNLGPMQGFQKQDSNQSSFQQQEKETPNLYKPELAPGQVGCSSMPESQQLYPEPSQIPTPHKELIQSNKSQPLSQQYGIPQHQVENQFHTQMQHEHSLEGTQDIEQILESGYSHQQPMPTPQSESQIVSNALQHPPSQNLQSMGEPKDQLQDSSERQLNCQVLNRFKLEEDMRLERELKSSNSKPQNHQVQHQTGLNATARASPGFLDSSMPEVQTQQDAMFPYSHSEVHEDCGMKTTAKIPQLQYSQSTVTQKQYSQQHFIQPKLNHMEFPQPPPPPMYQPSQVSQGACNQQPSVQMYPTSESQKMFGAQLHQGHLQNQNNREFQRYAALRMHLLQKQEKQGHQQNLDDFKHILQAIERERGSRAEPQPGKEPSTPAMQTVIKQEYPQMTCEQTQHKSIIATMEQQLKQYELSPVFERKSLVMRTPPKVKVETSGPVTILSTNANLDGEDFGAATQSDSTSELTPTRKMEPNLHSFLESPLKLLDTPIKKLFDTPVKTQYEIPSCHCVEQISEKDEGPYYTHLGAAPNITGIRELMEKRFGQSGSCIRIEKVVYTGKEGKSSLGCPIAKWVIRRPSEEEKVVVLVRERAGHTCETAAIVVVILLWEGIPPSMADRLYTDLSDTLQRYGALTNRRCAFNEERTCACQGLDPDTCGASFSFGCSWSMYYNGCKFARSKIPRKFRILGDDHKEEEKVEQHLQNLATLVAPKYKQMAPDAYANQVEYEHRAPDCRLGLKEGRPFSGVTACMDFCAHAHRDLHNMPSGSTVVCTLTRDDNRGIGKIPEDEQLHVLPLYKVSSTDEFGSVEGQQEKIKSGAIQVLSTFRRKVRMLDEPAKSCRQRKLEGKRGGANKDTPNSKAEKTPPATQKQSTLEKPGQNIDVSGSQPGKLQMEAAQLGHPPHPLSSQYLQQQQLRSPNPSPGSPHLSQQSYQRFPNAANPFSSTSQSSLCPQSPAPMSPHPSSLQANAYLNGASTVNSYHGSLNPNSAYPGYQCNGSIPRDSFHPYYASSQKHMDVYPHQRPQLCTEQQYHPQQHYRFDYPPRYHEPGLHVNGYSNSNMRPNVHPMGPYSTYSPNNGPDSQLLETVSRSPSAHPTMDYAAVSKSGEYNGYPNPYVSQNSHMYLQDKDCFRTPIKRELNFHDVNGMGQVLPPMGTECPTPIQPGHGLPNESIQGITIKQESHPEAQTPTKKEEVWSDNEHSFLDPEIGGVAVAPSHGSILIECAKRELHATTPLQNPDRNRPTRISLVFYQHKNLIEAKHGLALWEAKMAEKNREKELDIEKYGAEVTPTKNKKVKRELPEVLESSEPPYKRFIETLSAKSSSCTTNTYVSTSPYAFTKVTGPYNHYV; encoded by the exons ATGGAAACAGAAAAGGCTGGTCAGGAGACAGAAGAAGGATTGACACCAGCACCACCCAATGCTGTTCACCAGAGCGAAAACCTGATCGGCAAGTTGCAGAATGGAAGCCAATCGCCGGTCGCCTTCCCTCAGCAGACCAATGGGGATGTGGACTGCAACCCCTTCAAACCCAACGAGGGGGTCAACCCAGTGAAGAGTCATGGGGAAAAGTGTCCCAGCCCGGCCGGAATGCAGGACCTACACCCGAGAAATGGAGGGATGAAGCACGCACTGAGTGAACCATCACTACTGGGATTTTACCAGTCAAAGAAACTCAGACTGGACCCAGAGATCAATGGGCAGGATGATAGTGTAACTCCTTCAAGGGAAACTGCAAAATCCGACAGTACGGCGAGCAAACTGGACAGTTTTCCAGACCTTGCAAAGCCTTCAGCATTAGAGGGTGATGGCTTGCAGACGCAGAAACTGGATAATAACAAGTGCAACTTCTCCGATGAGGACCTTTATTCACTTCCAAGGAACAAGAAGCTAGCCTTCACTAATGGTGCTATAGTGAACTCTCCTTCCATGGAAGACATGCACAGCGACCTCTTAGAGAAAACACTGTCTCAGTATTACCCAGACCATATTTCTGTTGCTTCACAGAACACATGTAAAGATGATTCATCCAAGAACCCAGTTTCAAATGACATGCCTGAAGAGAACACGGATTCCCCAATACTGAGCTCAGGTTTGCCAGTTTCATCCCCAAACTCTTTATCCGGGCAGCAAGAAAAAACACGCTCAGAAGAGTACAGTGGCGATGGTCATGCCACATTGGGTACAGATGAGGAACAGCCACAAGGACAGAGGTTCCCTCTCAAAGATGCCCTGATGCCACAGGACCCCTGCTCACGTGTTGATGAGGGGTCACAACCTGTGAGCCCTGCAGACAGCGGAAATGGTCAAAACAGCCCTGGAGGGTCCTCAAAGGCCTTGATTATGAACCCTCACTCAGATGAGGCGGTAGCTGAAAAATCCCGCACCAGAAGTCCCCTTCAGACCCAGGAGAGTGAAAGAGTTAGTCACTTTACTAATGATAATACGGAGGCAGTTGTGGAAGATAAGGATCCAGACCTTAGTAACTCTTCCAAGGTGCTTAATCCAAATCTGAACTCCCAGTTGAGTCCAGAAAAGGTACAAGTTGATGTTGAGCAACAAACCCAAGTGGTGGACACACCAGAAAACTACAGTCAAGAGGGCACTCCTGGTCCAGGAAGTTCAAATCCTGTAGAGTTAAGTGAAGGTCCTCCAAATCAACAACCTGAGAATCATTTAACAGAATATCAtgcaaaaggcaaaaatgaaaCAGATGATCAGGTTACTTTTGAAGGGGAGGCTGAGGAAATGTTACAACAAACAGATCCTTATCCTGAGGTGAACTGGACTGACCCAAATTCTTCCCAGCCTTCCAGAGAAATGGGCCTGACACAAGCAGAGCCTGAACAACAGGCAGATGTTCAGAGTCAGAGCCAGATGCAGAACCTGGGCCCCATGCAAGGATTTCAAAAGCAGGATTCAAATCAATCTAGCTTTCAGCAACAGGAAAAAGAGACGCCAAATCTGTACAAACCTGAGCTGGCACCAGGTCAAGTTGGCTGCAGCAGTATGCCAGAATCGCAGCAACTATatccagaaccctcccaaattcCAACTCCACACAAAGAGCTTATACAGAGTAATAAATCACAACCTCTTTCCCAACAGTATGGTATTCCTCAACATCAAGTTGAAAATCAGTTCCACACTCAAATGCAGCACGAGCATTCATTGGAAGGCACCCAGGACATTGAGCAGATTCTGGAATCTGGGTACTCACACCAGCAGCCAATGCCCACTCCTCAGTCTGAAAGTCAAATTGTAAGCAATGCACTCCAGCATCCTCCATCCCAGAATTTGCAAAGTATGGGAGAGCCTAAAGATCAGTTGCAAGATTCCTCAGAGAGGCAGCTGAACTGTCAAGTTTTGAACAGATTCAAGCTGGAAGAGGACATGAGGCTCGAAAGAGAGCTGAAGTCATCCAACAGCAAACCTCAGAACCACCAAGTGCAACATCAAACTGGACTAAACGCAACTGCCAGAGCCTCTCCTGGGTTTTTAGACTCTTCGATGCCTGAAGTACAAACTCAACAAGATGCTATGTTTCCATATAGCCACTCAGAGGTCCATGAGGACTGTGGGATGAAAACAACAGCAAAGATTCCACAGCTCCAGTATTCTCAGAGCACAGTCACTCAAAAGCAATACTCACAACAGCATTTCATTCAACCAAAATTGAACCACATGGAGTTCCCACAGCCACCCCCACCACCGATGTATCAACCATCTCAGGTTTCACAAGGTGCTTGCAACCAACAGCCATCAGTGCAGATGTATCCAACATCAgaatcacaaaaaatgtttgggGCACAGTTACATCAAGGGCACcttcaaaaccaaaataacagaGAGTTTCAGAGGTATGCTGCTCTGCGAATGCACCTGTTGCAGAAGCAGGAAAAGCAAGGGCACCAGCAAAATCTCGATGACTTTAAGCACATACTGCAGGCTATCGAGCGCGAGCGTGGCTCAAGAGCTGAACCTCAGCCAGGGAAAGAACCGTCAACCCCTGCCATGCAGACCGTGATAAAACAGGAGTATCCACAGATGACCTGCGAGCAGACTCAACACAAGAGCATCATTGCCACCATGGAGCAACAGCTGAAACAGTATGAGCTCTCTCCTGTGTTTGAGAGAAAATCACTGGTCATGAGGACACCTCCCAAAGTCAAGGTGGAGACCTCGGGTCCGGTAACCATCCTGTCAACCAATGCAAACCTTGATGGGGAAGATTTTGGTGCTGCAACACAGTCAGATTCTACCTCAGAACTCACCCCAACAAGGAAAATGGAACCAAACCTCCACAGCTTTCTGGAATCCCCCTTGAAACTGTTGGACACTCCAATCAAAAAACTGTTCGACACCCCTGTTAAAACACAATATGAGATTCCATCATGTCACTGCGTTG AACAAATCAGTGAGAAAGATGAAGGTCCATATTATACACATCTAGGAGCTGCTCCAAATATTACAGGAATCAGGGAGCTCATGGAAAAGAG GTTTGGTCAATCTGGCAGCTGTATCAGGATTGAGAAGGTTGTATACACAGGGAAGGAGGGGAAGAGCTCTCTAGGGTGTCCCATTGCCAAATGG GTGATCCGTAGGCCCAGCGAGGAAGAGAAGGTTGTGGTGCTTGTGCGAGAGCGGGCTGGCCACACTTGTGAAACGGCTGCCATCGTGGTGGTCATCCTTCTCTGGGAGGGCATCCCCCCCAGCATGGCTGACCGACTCTACACAGACCTGTCTGACACCCTGCAGCGATACGGTGCCCTCACCAACCGCAGATGTGCTTTCAATGAAGA GAGAACATGTGCTTGTCAAGGACTGGATCCAGATACATGTGGAGCCTCCTTCTCCTTTGGTTGCTCGTGGAGTATGTACTATAATGGATGCAAGTTTGCCAGAAGTAAAATCCCCAGGAAATTTAGGATCCTTGGCGATGACCATAAAGAG gaagAAAAAGTAGAGCAACATCTGCAGAATTTAGCCACTTTAGTGGCCCCAAAGTACAAGCAAATGGCACCTGATGCTTATGCAAACCAG GTGGAATATGAACACAGAGCGCCGGACTGTCGTCTAGGGCTGAAGGAGGGTCGCCCATTCTCAGGAGTCACAGCTTGTATGGACTTCTGTGCACATGCTCACAGAGACCTCCATAACATGCCAAGCGGTAGCACTGTG GTATGCACTCTAACAAGAGACGACAATCGAGGAATTGGGAAGATCCCAGAGGACGAGCAGCTCCATGTGCTGCCTTTGTACAAAGTCTCTTCCACGGATGAGTTTGGTAGTGTAGAGGGGCAGCAGGAGAAGATCAAATCTGGAGCCATCCAGGTGCTTAGCACTTTCCGCCGGAAGGTGCGTATGCTCGACGAGCCGGCAAAGTCCTGCCGTCAGAGGAAACTGGAGGGCAAAAGAGGGGGTGCAAACAAGGACACGCCAAACTCAAAGGCAGAAAAAACCCCTCCAGCAACTCAGAAACAAAGCACTTTGGAGAAACCAGGCCAAAACATAGATGTGTCAG GTTCTCAACCaggcaaacttcagatggaaGCAGCACAGCTGggacaccccccacaccctctcagTTCTCAATATCTGCAACAGCAGCAACTAAGGTCCCCAAATCCTAGCCCCGGTTCCCCACACCTATCCCAGCAAAGCTATCAGAGGTTCCCCAATGCAGCAAATCCATTTTCAAGCACTTCCCAGTCCAGCCTGTGCCCACAATCACCAGCACCCATGAGCCCTCACCCCTCCTCATTACAAGCAAATGCTTACTTAAATGGGGCAAGTACTGTAAACTCTTACCATGGCTCTCTAAACCCAAATTCTGCATACCCAGGTTACCAGTGCAATGGAAGCATCCCAAGGGACAGCTTCCACCCGTACTATGCTTCGAGTCAAAAACACATGGATGTGTACCCACATCAGAGACCACAGCTTTGCACAGAGCAGCAGTACCATCCCCAACAGCACTACAGATTTGACTATCCCCCTCGGTACCATGAGCCTGGTTTACACGTCAACGGCTACAGTAACTCTAACATGAGACCCAATGTTCACCCCATGGGTCCCTACTCAACCTACAGCCCTAACAATGGGCCAGACAGCCAGCTTCTGGAGACTGTCTCCCGATCACCCTCAGCTCATCCAACCATGGACTATGCAGCAGTGAGCAAAAGTGGTGAATACAATGGATATCCAAACCCATATGTTTCCCAGAACTCCCATATGTACCTTCAGGACAAAGACTGTTTTCGTACTCCAATCAAACGTGAGTTGAATTTTCATGATGTGAATGGCATGGGCCAGGTGCTTCCACCAATGGGCACCGAATGCCCGACCCCCATCCAACCCGGTCATGGGTTACCAAATGAGAGTATCCAGGGAATCACGATTAAACAAGAGAGCCATCCGGAAGCGCAGACTCCTACCAAAAAGGAGGAGGTGTGGTCGGACAACGAGCACAGCTTTCTGGATCCGGAGATTGGGGGGGTGGCGGTGGCTCCCAGTCACGGCTCAATCCTCATCGAGTGTGCTAAGCGGGAGCTCCACGCCACCACCCCGCTACAGAACCCCGACAGGAACCGCCCCACCCGCATCTCGCTGGTCTTCTACCAGCACAAGAACTTGATCGAGGCCAAGCATGGCCTGGCGTTGTGGGAGGCCAAGatggctgaaaaaaacagggagaaagagCTGGACATAGAGAAGTACGGTGCTGAGGTCACACCTACCAAAAACAAGAAGGTAAAGCGGGAACTTCCAGAGGTCCTGGAGAGTTCAGAGCCCCCGTATAAGCGCTTTATTGAGACACTCTCAGCGAAGTCCTCATCTTGCACCACAAACACCTATGTCAGTACATCTCCCTATGCCTTCACCAAGGTAACAGGGCCTTACAACCATTATGTTTAG